The Comamonas sp. lk genome contains the following window.
TGGTCTGCGAACTGACGGGCGCCGAGGCCGCCACCATCGTCAACAACAACGCCGCTGCCGTGCTGCTGGTGCTGTCCACCCTGGCCATGGGCAAGGGAGTGGTGGTCTCGCGCGGCGAGCTGGTGGAAATCGGCGGTGCTTTTCGCATTCCCGATGTGATGACCCGGGCCGGGGCCCGACTGGTGGAAGTGGGCACCACCAACCGCACCCACGAAAAAGACTATCTGGGCGCGATTGGCGAGCACACGGCCGCGCTGATGAAGGTGCACTGCAGCAATTACGCCATCACCGGCTTTACCAAGGCCGTCAGCGATGCCGATGTGGCGCGCATCGCCCATGAGAACGAACTGCCCATGATCGTGGACCTGGGCAGCGGCACGCTGATCGACATGCGCGACTGGGGCCTGCCCTATGAAGTCACGGTGCGCGAGACGGTGGAATCGGGCGCCGACATCGTGACCTTCAGCGGCGACAAGCTGCTGGGCGGCCCGCAGGCCGGCATCATCGTCGGCAAGAAGACGCTGATTGCCCAGATCAAGAAAAATCCGCTCAAGCGCGCACTGCGCGTGGGCAAGATCACGCTGGCCGCACTGGAGCCCACGCTGCGCCTGTACCTCAACCCCGAAACCCTGGCCCGGCAGCTGACCACGTTGCGCCTGTTCACCCGCCAGGCCGGCGAGATGCAGGCCCAGGCCCAAAGCCTGCTGGCACCGCTGCAAGCTGCCCTGGGCGAGGCCTATGTGGTGGAGGCCGCAGCCATGACCAGCCAGATCGGCAGCGGCGCCTTGCCGGTGGAGAGCCTGCCCAGCCATGGCCTGAAAATCTACCCGACCAGCGGCAAGCAGGCCGGTCGCCAGCTGACCCAGCTGGAAGCGCGTTTTCGCGCCCTGCCCCGCCCGGTGATAGGCCGCCTGCACGATGACGCCCTGTGGCTGGATCTGCGCTGCCTGGAAGACGGTATGCAGGCGCAATTCACTGCACAGCTGAGCCATTTGCTCGTCAAGTCTTGGCTCTTTATTTGATAGCTATCAGCGCTTAACCGATAACCGTTACATGCCAATTTGGCCTGATTTTTTGACCGTACAGCCCTTGCGGGCAGGGAAAACATTCGCATGATCATCGGCACCGCCGGCCACATCGACCACGGCAAAACCACGCTGGTGCGCGCCCTGACCGGCGTGGAGACCGACCGACTCAAGGAAGAAAAAGCGCGCGGCATCTCCATCGAGCTGGGCTACGCCTATGCGCCTCTGGCCAATGGCGATGTGCTGGGCATCATCGACGTGCCCGGTCACGAAAAATTCGTGCACACCATGGCCGCCGGCGCCGTGGGCATTGACCATGCGCTGCTGGTCATCGCCGCCGATGACGGCATCATGCCCCAGACCATTGAGCACCTTGAAATCCTGCAGCTGCTGGGTGTCACTCAGGGCACGGTGGCGCTGACCAAGGTGGACCGCGTGGCCCGCGAGCGCATTGACGAGGTACGCACGGAGATAGCCGCCATACTCGGCGTCACCGCGCTGGCCCACGCTCCGGTGTTTGAAACCGCGGCCGCCCTGCCCAATGATCCCGGCGTCTGGGCGCTGCGCCAGCATCTGGATCTGCAGGCCCAAGCCATGCCGGCACGCGCGCAGCACGGTCTGTTTCGCCTGGCGATCGATAGAGCCTTCACGCTGGCCGGTCAAGGCACGGTGGTCACCGGCACCGTCTTCAGCGGCAAAGTCGCCGTAGGCGATCAGCTGCTGCATTCGGCCACGGGCCAGACGGTGCGGGTGCGCAGCATCCATGCACAAAACCAGGCCAGCGAATCCGGCGCGGCCGGCCAGCGCTGCGCCCTGAATCTGGCGGGCATCGCCAAGGAAGACATCACGCGCGGCGACTGGATCCTGGACGGGCAGCTGCAGCAGGCCACCGAGCGCATCGACATTCATTTGCATCTGCTGGCCGAAGCCCCGGCCATGGCGCAGTGGACGCCGGTCCATGTGCATCTGGGTACCAAGCGCACCACGGGCCACGTGGCCTTGCTGCAGGATGCGGCCATCGAGCCCGGCACCGAAGCCCGGGTGCAACTGGTGCTGGATACGCCTGTGTTCACCGTCCCCGGCGACCGCCTGATCTTGCGCAATGCCCAGGCCAGTCGCACCATCGCCGGCGGCATGGTGCTGGACCCCTGCGCCCCGGCCCGCAAGCGCCGCAGCCCTGAGCGCATGGCCTATCTGGATGCGCTGGAGCAGCTGATTCTCTCCGGCGACTTTGCCGCGCTGATTGCCCAGGCCCCGCACGGCATACCACGCTCCCAACTGCAGCGTTTGAGCGGCCATGCACTGGACAAGCAGCAACCGGTGGCGGGCACCATCTCTTTGCCCATGACCAATGGCGATGCCATGGTGCTGACTGAGGGTCGCTGGCAGATCTTGCAAGCCCAGCTGCTGCAGGCGCTTGCGCGCTTTCACGCAAAATCGCCGGACGAACCCGGCGTCAACGCCTCCCGCCTGCGCCGCATGGCCTTGCCCGGCCTGCAGCAGGCCAGCCACGATGCGCTCTACCAGGGCCTGCTCTCGGCCTTGCTGCAAGACAAGCAGCTAGCCAGCAGTGGCGCCTGGCTGCATCTGCCCGAGCACAGTGTGCGGCTCAGCAGTGCCGAGCAAGCCCTGGCCCAGAAACTGCTGCCAGCGATTGAGGCCGGCCGCTACGACCCGCCCTGGGTGCGCGATCTGGCGCGCGATCACAGCACGGGCGAAGAAGTGGTGCGCCAGTTGCTCAAGAAACTCTCGCGCCAGGGCCTGCTGTTTCAGGTGGTCAAAGACCTGTTCTATGCCAGCGGTCGCATGGACGAGCTCACCGCCACTCTGGCCGAACTGGCGGCCGCTGCGCCCCATGGCGAAATCCAGGCCCGCGCCTTTCGCGACGCCACCGACCTGGGACGCAAGCGAGCCATTCAGATTCTGGAATTCTTCGACCGCATAGGCTATACCCGCCGCGTGCGCGACGCCCATATGCTGCGCCCCGATGTGCAGTGGAAATTCAGCTAAAAGCCCTGACGCGCAATCACCGCTTGTGCAGCCCACTATCAAACTGATAGAAGACTGCAGCACTGGGCCAAGCGGCGATTGCACCGTGGCGGCGGCAATGCTGGCTACAATCAGCACCTCTTCTACAAGAGTTGCGCTTGCGGCTCTTGCACACAAGGAAGGCAATCGTGCCCGGTGGTGCGGCCGGGCTTCAAACCCGGTGGGGGGCGTCAGCCGCTCCCGGGTTGGTTCGACTCCAGCTGCTTTCCGCCAGAATTACGGTGATAGCCATCCAAAAAAGCCCCTCACGGGACTTTTTTCATTCCTGCGCCCGGTAGGGCAAAGGTTTTGGCTTGCATTCAAAACTGCAAAGTCCAGCATCGGTCACGGCATGAGAGTTCATGCAAATCGCGTCTATCCGCCATATTTGCAGGTCAACACCGATGCAAGCCTAGGCCGGCTGGTCGGGCGCAGATGGCGCCAACTGCTGACGCAAAGTGGCCAGGATTTCTTCAGACAGCGCCGGGTTGCCTGCGGCAGTGGCTCGAGCGAGCACCAATGCGCCCACCATGCTGCTGAGGGTCACGATGGTCTGCGTTCGCTTGGCTGCATCATCACCTTGCAGCACGCCCATGAAACGCTGGATATTGCGCTCCACTCCTTGTGCAAAAACTTCGGACATTTCCGGCCCGGCGCGCGCGGCATCTGCGGCCAATGCGGCAGCTGGGCAGCCTTCGCCAGGGTGGTCGCGGTGGTCTGCCGAAAGATAGCTGTGCACCATGGCGTGAAATCTGGTTGAAGAAGCTGCGTCCGCTGCATGCGGCGCCAGTTCGTCCAGCGGCGTGATCGTCCACTCAAATGCGCGCAGGCAGGCCTCGCGTGCAAGCGCATCTTTGGACTCGAAATGTCGATACAGACCACCATGCGTCAAACCGGCATCGCGGGTGATCTCTGCCACGCCCACACCGTCCAGGCCTTTTTCCCGATAAAGGCGCGCAGCGGCGTCCACGATTCCTTCGCGATTTTCTGCGGCCTGTGCTTTGCTGACTTTCATGTGTTAGATGATAGCCGTCATCAAAACTCATTTATGATTGCAATCATCATCAATAAAGTTGCATTCAGCTTCTAGCGAAGTCTGGATGTGACAAACGAAAGGTGCAGCATGGGTCGACGCGTAGTCATCACCGGTTTGGGCTTGGTGTCCCCTCTTGGGTGCAATGTGGAACTGGCCTGGCAGCGCCTGCTAGCCGGCCAGTCCGGGGTGCGCAGCCTCAATGCCGATGTGGGTGAAGGCACAGGTGTGTCGATCGCCGGACGGGTCCCTGGCCTGGAGGAAGACCCGCAAGCAGGATGGCATGCAGAGGCCGTCATATCGCCAAAAGAGCTGCGCCGCATGGATCGCTTCATCGCATTTGCCCTGGGTGCCGCAGACCAGGCACTGGCACATGCACAGTGGCTTCATCCAAGCGCCGAAGAGCAAGAGCGTGCGGCTACCATCATCGGCTCCGGTGTGGGCGGTTTCAGCACCATCACAGAAGCAGTGCGCACCACCGACAGCAAGGGGCCTCAGCGCCTGTCTCCTTTCACGGTTCCGGCCTTTCTGGCCAATTTGGCTGCCGGGCAGGTATCGATCAAGCATCAGCTCAAAGGCCCCTTGGGTGCTCCGGTCACGGCTTGCGCAGCCAGCATTCAAGCCATCGGCGATGCGGCGCGTTTGATTCGCAATGATGAAGCGGATATGGCGCTCTGCGGCGGCAGCGAAGCCACGATTGACCGGGTGGCACTGGGCAGCTTTGCGGCAGCCAAAGCTGTGACGACCCACTTCAACGGCGATCCGGCCAAAGCGTCCCGGCCCTTCGATCTGGCGCGCGACGGTTTTGTCATGGCTGAAGGTGCGGGCCTGCTGGTGCTTGAATCGCTAGAGCATGCCTTGGCGCGTGGGGCCAGGCCGCTGGCAGAGCTGGTGGGTTATGGCACCTCGGCCGATGCCCACCATGTCACCTCTGGGCCCGAAGATGGATCCGGCGCCGCACGCTCCATGCGCATCGCCTTGCGCCATGCGAATCTGCAAGCCGGTGATATCCAGCACCTGAATGCTCACGCAACGTCTACTTTGGTCGGCGATAGAGGTGAGCTGGCAGCCATTCGCCAAGTATTTGGCAGCGGCCATGGCCCCTCCATCACGGCCACCAAATCCGCCGTGGGCCATATGTTGGGGGCAGCCGGTGGTGCAGCTGCCATCTTCACAGTACTGGCCTTGCGCGACCAGATCGCTCCGCCGGTGCTCAACCTGGAAAGCCCGGATCCATTGGCAGATGGGCTTGACCTGATCAAAGGAAAAGCGCGATCTCATGCAATAGAGCACGCCATGCTCAATGGATTCGGTTTTGGTGGCGTGAACGCTTCACTGATTCTGAAGCGATATGCAGACTGAGCACCGCAGCTCCATGCAACCCATTGCCGGCTACGGCAGTGATGCGACAAACGACTTCCCTGAGCAGAGAAGTACCGCTTGCCATGGCCCCTCAGTGCCAGAGAAGACACTTGATTGCCTCATTAAGCTCCCTTGTGACTTGCTCATGAGGTAGCGCATGCCGCGCATGGGCACGATACCTACGCGATAGGACGTAGGCTAGTGGGAGCTCAGAGCTTCAACGCGACAGCCTCGCGGGCCATACTCTTGTGCTGCATGACCGCCAGGCAGTGACTGGCGAAGGTTTCCGCTAGGCTACTTAAGCCGCTACTTCTTTGCGAGGAATGCGGCTACCAAGGCATTTGCATGCCCATGTCCCATTTGATGCTGAGTTTTCAGGCAGTTGACGAGTTCCATGTGCTTGAGCGGTCCCGCCGCCTGAAGAATGTCCATCCAATACGCTATGGGCTGGGCGTAAGTCTTCTCGATGGATGGGAAATAGGAGGCAGGCCCTTTTACCTTGCTGATCTCGACCATGAAGAGCTCCTTCAAAGAGTAAACGTGATGCTCGAATCCACCCAGTGGAAATCGACATTCAGGCTAGGCGAAATGTCACGGCCTTGACAAAGGGTGGTCAGCAATGACCCGCGTCCACAGCGCCCTTCAAACAAGAAACCCCCTCGCCAACACCTCATTGGACAAAGTTTCAGTGGATGCTGGTGCCCGCCACCAAGCCAACGCTTAAAGCAAGGGCACCACAATCGCCACGCGGCGATTTTCTGCGGCGTTGCCCGTCATCAGCGGCGAAGCACTGCCCAGTCCCTTGACCTCGATGTTCTGCTTGGGCATACCGGCTTCCATCAGTACATCGGCCACAACCTGCGCCCGGCGCGCCGATAGCTTGAGGTTGTAGGCATCGCTGCCTCTGTCGTCCGTATGGCCTTCCACGCGCAGGCGATCTATGCCTTCTTTCATCAATGCCTGTGCAAGCTCCGTCACCTTGACGCGGGCCGCGGACCCGACTTCGGAAGAGTCGAATTCAAACAGCAGCTTGCCCGGCATCTGCAGCTCCCAGCCCTGGTCCATCTGCTCGAAGCCCTGTGCACGCAGCACCTGCTGCTGCTGCACCGTCAGCCCTTTGGGCTGTGGCGGCGTCTGGCATGCGGCCAGCATCAAGGCCAACGCCAGGCTTGAACCCCAGGCACCAATGCGCTGCCCAAGCCCCATCTTCTGATTCCATTGCATATTCATTCCTCGAGTAAAGAGCGCTCGGCACGACGCGCGAGCTTGGCTTCGTACATGGCCTGGTCTGCGTAGTCCATCAATGACTCCATGTCCTGGCCGTGTTGCGGAAAGACGGCTATGCCTACGCTGACCGAAGGATTCAGCAGCACACCGCTGCCGGTGATCACAGGGTCCCGCATCGCTTCCTGGATCTTGTTCGCCACGAACTGGGCATCCGCCACGCCGCCCACCGGGTACAGCAGGATGGAGAACTCATCGCCGCCCAAGCGGGCGACCATGTCCGATTCACGCACCAGCGACTGCAACCTGTCCGCCACGGCCTTGAGCAAGGCATCGCCCGCGGCATGGCCGTGAACGTCGTTGACATGCTTGAAACGGTCGTTGTCCAAAAACAGCACGGCCAGCTTGTGCCCGGCATCTTGCGCATCGCGCAAAGCCTGCTGCAGACGCTGCTCGAAATAGACACGGTTCGCCAAGCCCGTCAAACCATCGCGCAAAGCCTGCAGTTCCAGCACCGAGTTCTGCTGCTGCAGTCGCTCGTGGCGCATCTGCAGCTCGGACAGCAGTGCGTTGAAGTCATCGCCCAGTTCGTGCAGCTCGGCAATACGGGCCGGAGGCACGCGCTGATCCATGGAACGATCGCGCCGCACCGCGCGTGCCACCCTGGCCAGCTGCTGCAGCGGCTCAGCAATATCGGCCATCATGCGCCGCGACTGCCGCATGCCCACATAGCCGCTGATGCCCAGGCACAAGGCCAGCACGGCCAGGCCGGCATAGAGAAAGTGCACAAAACCGGCCCCGTCGCTGTAGAGCAACACATGCCCGATGGGCTTGCCGTCCTGGCTGACTTCCGCCTTCCCGGGCTCTATCCCGATGACGGCAGCCAGCACCTCGCCGACGCCACCCGTAGCGGACTTGCCGGACGACCAGTGCACAAAGACCTGCCCTTGCGCGTCGAACACCTGGGCTCGCGCCACATCCTCGCCGCGCAGCAGCTGCTCCAGCATCTGGCCGGCCTCATCGCGGTCGTTGAAGACCAGGGAAGCCTCTACCGTATAGGCCAGGGAGCGAGCCATCAGTTGCAGGTTGTTGAGCAGATAAAAGCGCAGCACCACCACCCCGACCAGCAGCAGCAGCGCGCCGGCCAAGGCGATGGCCATGCCCGCCATGCGCAGATGGGCGCGGCGTATCACCGCATGCAATGAGGCATTGCCGCCACGCATGGGAAAACTCATGGCGCCGCTTTCGACCGGGCCAGCTGCAGCACCTTGGGGCTGATGCGCAGGCCGCTGCGGGCTACCGAGTCCAGATTGACCTCGAAACCCGGTCCTTCGCCCAGGCGCCGCAGGCAGAACATGGCACCGATGCGGCACAGAGCGCTGCGCTCGCTGACCGTCAGCAGAGAGCGCCCGGCCTCCTGCTTGAGCAGGCTGCGCCACTGCGGCTCGCTCATCTCACCGGCATAAATGCCGTCGCAATCAGAGGTTTTCAGTTGCTCCAGATCCACACGCCTGACTTCGAGGCGCTGGCCGCCAACCGCCTGGCCGGAGCTTTGCATCAGTCCGCCCGCATATTCCGTGGTCCCGACCACACACAGGTGCAGCACGGCATTTTCTGCCGGCCAGCGCGTATAGCCCAGAATGCCGATCACCGTGCGCGTCACCGCCTGTACATGCTCTTGGGCCGCCGTTTCCGAGCGGGCCGCCGTGGCCGACCAGGCCAGACAGGCCACGAGCAGGCAAGCCCAGCCGCTGTTGCGGCGAAGAGGCTGCGCTCCATGGCATCGACCTGGCTTGCAATATGACAACAACGGTGACAACAAGGACTCCATGAAAACAGCAGGCACAGGACTTGAGAGACAGGACGGCGAAAGCTTGCTATCCGGCTCCGCCTCCGAATCTTGTACATTTTTTCACATCTTTAGCGGTAGAGGTGTAAACCTTGCTTTGGCAGCCCGCAGCGGCCTCGCACTAAAGTACAGGGAATGTGCGGGCTGCCGATAATGCAACATATGTCCAACCGGACCGCCCCGCGTCAATCGCAGGCCAGCTTGCCCCCATTGCCAGTCAGACTCCATCCATGACCACAGATACCCCTCAAGTTCCCCGACTCACCTCCCTATCCCACGGCGGCGGTTGCGGCTGCAAGATCGCGCCCGGCGTGCTGTCCGAACTGCTGGCCAAAAGCAATCTGCCCAAGCAGTTCTTCCCCAACCTATTGGTGGGAACGGAAACTGCCGACGATGCCGCTGTCTATCAGATCAACGACGAGCAGGCGATTGTGGCGACGACCGATTTCTTCATGCCCATCGTGGACGACCCGTTCGACTTTGGCCGCATTGCCGCCACCAATGCACTGTCCGATATCTATGCCATGGGCGGCACGCCGCTGATGGCACTGGCCATTGTGGGCATGCCCATCAATGTGCTGCCCCATGATGTGATCGCCAAGATCCTGGAAGGCGGCGAGTCCGTTTGCCGCGATGCCGGCATTCCCCTGGCCGGCGGCCACTCCATTGATTCGGTAGAGCCAATTTACGGCCTGGTGGGCATTGGCATCGTCAACCCCAAGCACATGAAGCGCAATGCCGACGCCAAGGCCGGTGATGTGCTGATTCTGGGCAAGCCGCTGGGCGTGGGCATTCTGTCGGCCGCGCTCAAAAAGAACCTGCTCGACGATGCCGGCTATGCCGCCATGGTCAAGGCCACCACCCAGCTCAACCGCCCCGGGGCCGATCTGTCCAAGC
Protein-coding sequences here:
- a CDS encoding TetR/AcrR family transcriptional regulator; its protein translation is MKVSKAQAAENREGIVDAAARLYREKGLDGVGVAEITRDAGLTHGGLYRHFESKDALAREACLRAFEWTITPLDELAPHAADAASSTRFHAMVHSYLSADHRDHPGEGCPAAALAADAARAGPEMSEVFAQGVERNIQRFMGVLQGDDAAKRTQTIVTLSSMVGALVLARATAAGNPALSEEILATLRQQLAPSAPDQPA
- a CDS encoding YfiR family protein — translated: MACLAWSATAARSETAAQEHVQAVTRTVIGILGYTRWPAENAVLHLCVVGTTEYAGGLMQSSGQAVGGQRLEVRRVDLEQLKTSDCDGIYAGEMSEPQWRSLLKQEAGRSLLTVSERSALCRIGAMFCLRRLGEGPGFEVNLDSVARSGLRISPKVLQLARSKAAP
- a CDS encoding diguanylate cyclase, encoding MSFPMRGGNASLHAVIRRAHLRMAGMAIALAGALLLLVGVVVLRFYLLNNLQLMARSLAYTVEASLVFNDRDEAGQMLEQLLRGEDVARAQVFDAQGQVFVHWSSGKSATGGVGEVLAAVIGIEPGKAEVSQDGKPIGHVLLYSDGAGFVHFLYAGLAVLALCLGISGYVGMRQSRRMMADIAEPLQQLARVARAVRRDRSMDQRVPPARIAELHELGDDFNALLSELQMRHERLQQQNSVLELQALRDGLTGLANRVYFEQRLQQALRDAQDAGHKLAVLFLDNDRFKHVNDVHGHAAGDALLKAVADRLQSLVRESDMVARLGGDEFSILLYPVGGVADAQFVANKIQEAMRDPVITGSGVLLNPSVSVGIAVFPQHGQDMESLMDYADQAMYEAKLARRAERSLLEE
- a CDS encoding OmpA family protein, translating into MQWNQKMGLGQRIGAWGSSLALALMLAACQTPPQPKGLTVQQQQVLRAQGFEQMDQGWELQMPGKLLFEFDSSEVGSAARVKVTELAQALMKEGIDRLRVEGHTDDRGSDAYNLKLSARRAQVVADVLMEAGMPKQNIEVKGLGSASPLMTGNAAENRRVAIVVPLL
- the selD gene encoding selenide, water dikinase SelD, which produces MTTDTPQVPRLTSLSHGGGCGCKIAPGVLSELLAKSNLPKQFFPNLLVGTETADDAAVYQINDEQAIVATTDFFMPIVDDPFDFGRIAATNALSDIYAMGGTPLMALAIVGMPINVLPHDVIAKILEGGESVCRDAGIPLAGGHSIDSVEPIYGLVGIGIVNPKHMKRNADAKAGDVLILGKPLGVGILSAALKKNLLDDAGYAAMVKATTQLNRPGADLSKLDGVHALTDVTGFGLLGHGLELARGAGLTARIDSAKLPVLPTVQGFAEQGVITGASARNWASYGEQIELAASVTDAQRALLTDPQTSGGLLVSCAPEVAEQVLQLFAAQGFAEAAVIGHMQQGQPKVVVD
- the fabF gene encoding beta-ketoacyl-ACP synthase II, translating into MGRRVVITGLGLVSPLGCNVELAWQRLLAGQSGVRSLNADVGEGTGVSIAGRVPGLEEDPQAGWHAEAVISPKELRRMDRFIAFALGAADQALAHAQWLHPSAEEQERAATIIGSGVGGFSTITEAVRTTDSKGPQRLSPFTVPAFLANLAAGQVSIKHQLKGPLGAPVTACAASIQAIGDAARLIRNDEADMALCGGSEATIDRVALGSFAAAKAVTTHFNGDPAKASRPFDLARDGFVMAEGAGLLVLESLEHALARGARPLAELVGYGTSADAHHVTSGPEDGSGAARSMRIALRHANLQAGDIQHLNAHATSTLVGDRGELAAIRQVFGSGHGPSITATKSAVGHMLGAAGGAAAIFTVLALRDQIAPPVLNLESPDPLADGLDLIKGKARSHAIEHAMLNGFGFGGVNASLILKRYAD
- the selB gene encoding selenocysteine-specific translation elongation factor — encoded protein: MIIGTAGHIDHGKTTLVRALTGVETDRLKEEKARGISIELGYAYAPLANGDVLGIIDVPGHEKFVHTMAAGAVGIDHALLVIAADDGIMPQTIEHLEILQLLGVTQGTVALTKVDRVARERIDEVRTEIAAILGVTALAHAPVFETAAALPNDPGVWALRQHLDLQAQAMPARAQHGLFRLAIDRAFTLAGQGTVVTGTVFSGKVAVGDQLLHSATGQTVRVRSIHAQNQASESGAAGQRCALNLAGIAKEDITRGDWILDGQLQQATERIDIHLHLLAEAPAMAQWTPVHVHLGTKRTTGHVALLQDAAIEPGTEARVQLVLDTPVFTVPGDRLILRNAQASRTIAGGMVLDPCAPARKRRSPERMAYLDALEQLILSGDFAALIAQAPHGIPRSQLQRLSGHALDKQQPVAGTISLPMTNGDAMVLTEGRWQILQAQLLQALARFHAKSPDEPGVNASRLRRMALPGLQQASHDALYQGLLSALLQDKQLASSGAWLHLPEHSVRLSSAEQALAQKLLPAIEAGRYDPPWVRDLARDHSTGEEVVRQLLKKLSRQGLLFQVVKDLFYASGRMDELTATLAELAAAAPHGEIQARAFRDATDLGRKRAIQILEFFDRIGYTRRVRDAHMLRPDVQWKFS
- a CDS encoding DUF4287 domain-containing protein gives rise to the protein MVEISKVKGPASYFPSIEKTYAQPIAYWMDILQAAGPLKHMELVNCLKTQHQMGHGHANALVAAFLAKK
- the selA gene encoding L-seryl-tRNA(Sec) selenium transferase, whose amino-acid sequence is MHATQAPTPEKPEVTHPSQLPAVDKVLLTPAMQTLRDSYGLDACTEAVRTVLAGLRRQLLGSDEAPGVPLWVDMNDMVQSVQQRLEQRFAPRLRPVFNLTGTVLHTNLGRALLPQAAVDAVVEAMTSAANLEYDLEDGSRGDRDDLVEALVCELTGAEAATIVNNNAAAVLLVLSTLAMGKGVVVSRGELVEIGGAFRIPDVMTRAGARLVEVGTTNRTHEKDYLGAIGEHTAALMKVHCSNYAITGFTKAVSDADVARIAHENELPMIVDLGSGTLIDMRDWGLPYEVTVRETVESGADIVTFSGDKLLGGPQAGIIVGKKTLIAQIKKNPLKRALRVGKITLAALEPTLRLYLNPETLARQLTTLRLFTRQAGEMQAQAQSLLAPLQAALGEAYVVEAAAMTSQIGSGALPVESLPSHGLKIYPTSGKQAGRQLTQLEARFRALPRPVIGRLHDDALWLDLRCLEDGMQAQFTAQLSHLLVKSWLFI